One window of Chlamydia sp. 04-14 genomic DNA carries:
- a CDS encoding CT620/CT621 family type III secretion system effector has translation MTVQPSYITFNRNVTAALLGDQVDMTTPFSSSVFLFQELDQKARGLKHALGLLQEAEAKFPIEQISSEFIGDVSLENFPEEKITLPNVRYDSTKVGEILKDPNLAAAKLYIEGLEKSFDDWLKEVDQGGIFNPTEAEKTIVKDFQVKLSTLKQPFTAGNPTTDQYNAIYALPKEFVAKIEELKGKDAPPKSKVINFWQNIMVIYNAMISLSYPVSEQLNIQLAECALNIDEANKVIELIRQFSSSLKDLLNPVWDISSTATNLNGSGYNAMQGGMTRTYIVLGGVYRMLMDKYSSNAVDKMPEGVKKGVTTFIDAMGNLKMGTKATLPSFLSLLYSYLVCAGQYGVKIPSSQQDYKTALTQEQSYWDERGNSSFNIADIPLKTFAANPTEKYEGISLFYNGSQTNLNPEFFQQCVELMTKNPTQVMSRSDYQKVINGMNSGIKQIQEQITKWTEESAELMKQKDSMDPTKLNYFESMKEGKKTFVDTSPIQMVYSSLLLDKYLPNQQHVLETLGVQMTFSNKAAKYMNQIITHVTNFQTADVYYSLAIYLRQMNLQALTDALGKAQSVLDKEKVRCRSDIERCQRVKGELTKILTNINNDTELTSSQKRELRQTISGYEFQFNALIRNLGNLFVLLRNMQFSAVEKPEEVDEAFVIKVNSKISDDWARFLSAFESFVIEGGENGVVPGGEQQILQSLEATQQNFTTFNQNQQLALQLESSAIQQEWTMVSAALALMNQIFAKLTRRFK, from the coding sequence GTGACGGTACAACCTTCATACATTACTTTTAATCGCAATGTGACGGCGGCACTACTTGGTGATCAAGTAGATATGACAACACCGTTTTCTAGTTCTGTGTTTCTTTTTCAAGAACTAGATCAGAAAGCAAGGGGATTAAAACACGCACTTGGTTTGTTGCAAGAAGCAGAGGCTAAGTTCCCCATAGAGCAAATTTCTTCAGAGTTTATAGGGGATGTTTCCTTAGAAAATTTCCCTGAAGAGAAAATCACACTTCCGAATGTTAGATATGATTCTACCAAAGTAGGGGAGATCTTAAAAGATCCGAATCTTGCTGCCGCAAAACTTTATATAGAGGGACTTGAAAAGAGTTTTGATGATTGGCTAAAAGAAGTTGATCAAGGAGGGATTTTTAATCCCACAGAAGCTGAAAAAACTATAGTTAAAGATTTTCAAGTAAAGCTAAGTACTTTAAAACAACCATTCACTGCCGGCAATCCTACAACTGATCAATATAATGCAATATATGCTTTACCTAAAGAGTTTGTAGCTAAGATAGAAGAACTCAAAGGGAAAGATGCTCCGCCAAAGAGTAAAGTGATCAATTTTTGGCAGAACATAATGGTAATTTATAATGCCATGATCTCTTTGTCCTATCCTGTTTCTGAGCAACTGAATATCCAACTTGCTGAATGCGCATTAAATATTGATGAAGCTAATAAAGTTATTGAGCTAATACGTCAATTCTCAAGTTCTCTTAAAGATCTACTTAATCCCGTCTGGGACATCTCTTCAACAGCAACTAACTTAAATGGTTCTGGTTATAACGCTATGCAAGGCGGTATGACACGTACATACATAGTGCTTGGTGGGGTATACCGCATGCTTATGGATAAGTATTCAAGTAATGCTGTAGATAAAATGCCTGAAGGAGTCAAGAAGGGAGTAACTACTTTTATAGATGCTATGGGGAACTTGAAGATGGGTACTAAGGCTACTTTACCCAGTTTCCTAAGTTTGTTGTATTCCTATTTAGTGTGTGCAGGACAATATGGGGTAAAAATTCCTTCATCTCAACAAGATTATAAAACAGCCCTTACACAAGAGCAATCTTATTGGGATGAACGGGGTAATAGTAGCTTTAATATCGCAGATATCCCCTTAAAGACATTTGCTGCTAATCCCACAGAAAAATATGAAGGGATATCTTTATTCTACAACGGTAGCCAAACCAATCTTAATCCTGAATTTTTTCAACAATGCGTTGAGTTAATGACGAAGAATCCTACTCAGGTAATGTCACGCTCTGACTATCAGAAAGTGATTAACGGGATGAATAGTGGTATTAAGCAAATCCAAGAGCAGATTACCAAATGGACAGAAGAATCTGCAGAGCTAATGAAACAAAAGGATTCTATGGATCCTACGAAATTAAATTATTTCGAGAGTATGAAAGAGGGTAAAAAGACCTTTGTAGATACCTCTCCGATACAAATGGTCTACTCTTCTTTATTATTAGATAAATATTTACCCAATCAGCAGCACGTTTTAGAGACGTTAGGGGTGCAGATGACCTTCTCTAATAAAGCTGCTAAGTACATGAATCAAATCATTACTCATGTTACGAATTTTCAAACAGCAGATGTCTACTATTCTTTAGCAATATATTTGCGTCAGATGAACTTACAGGCTCTTACTGATGCCTTAGGGAAAGCGCAGAGTGTTTTAGATAAAGAAAAAGTCCGTTGTAGAAGTGATATTGAACGTTGTCAGAGAGTAAAAGGTGAACTCACAAAAATTTTGACAAACATAAATAATGATACAGAATTGACCTCTTCTCAGAAACGGGAGCTTCGTCAGACAATTTCCGGATACGAATTCCAGTTCAACGCTTTGATACGTAATCTAGGAAATTTATTTGTTTTGTTACGCAATATGCAATTTAGTGCGGTAGAAAAACCTGAAGAGGTTGACGAAGCCTTTGTTATCAAGGTTAACAGTAAGATATCAGATGATTGGGCACGTTTTCTATCAGCTTTTGAAAGCTTTGTTATTGAAGGTGGTGAAAACGGTGTTGTTCCTGGTGGTGAGCAACAGATCTTACAGAGTTTAGAAGCCACCCAACAGAATTTTACAACATTTAACCAAAACCAACAGCTCGCATTACAGTTAGAATCTTCCGCAATTCAGCAAGAATGGACTATGGTCAGCGCTGCTTTAGCATTGATGAATCAGATATTTGCGAAGTTAACACGTAGATTTAAATAG
- a CDS encoding CT620/CT621 family type III secretion system effector → MKNSPIQGYQQANQISEGPVFAERRVSPAEVAADYTKMNEVASHLKIMQDLLKEASDLGLRREFVSSLKHDFLDTGFELAVIQTVLTEKENKELRREANKIFQEHLDRISPQALTTAPELAPVKDSIVNKMPFQSAFAYILLDKYIPSQETALYALGRELNLSGYAQNLFSPLLETIKSFNSAPIVYNLGSYISQTSGTANFKFGYQMIVDRYEEERLQLRNDIKSAENAQLLLKQISKNIQGNGTLSDAQKKQLEDIVTGYNNELGIMINQMKNLMLNLNALVFIPGNSEYEPSYKIMGSDFSIITLQDLEHKVVDGEIDINTGTAKGGLLNFFNNCLSDVQNYGDLAQTHQLMLELQMRAMQQEWSLIAASLKLIHNVYRTLISSY, encoded by the coding sequence ATGAAAAACTCTCCAATACAAGGCTATCAACAGGCTAATCAGATTTCTGAAGGTCCGGTATTTGCAGAACGTCGTGTATCTCCTGCTGAGGTAGCTGCGGATTATACAAAGATGAATGAGGTAGCTTCTCACTTAAAAATCATGCAAGACTTGCTTAAAGAGGCTAGTGACCTAGGATTGCGTAGGGAGTTCGTATCTTCTTTAAAGCATGATTTTTTAGATACAGGATTTGAACTTGCTGTAATACAAACTGTGCTTACAGAAAAGGAGAATAAAGAGCTACGTAGGGAAGCAAATAAGATTTTTCAAGAGCACTTAGATAGAATATCTCCGCAAGCGTTAACAACAGCTCCTGAGCTTGCTCCTGTTAAAGATTCTATAGTAAATAAGATGCCTTTCCAATCGGCATTTGCGTATATCCTTTTAGATAAATATATCCCCTCACAAGAGACTGCTTTATATGCATTGGGAAGAGAATTAAATCTTTCAGGATATGCTCAGAACTTATTTAGTCCTCTTTTAGAGACTATAAAGAGTTTCAACTCTGCCCCTATTGTATATAATTTGGGATCGTACATTTCTCAAACATCAGGAACCGCGAATTTTAAATTTGGTTACCAGATGATTGTAGATCGCTATGAAGAAGAGCGTTTACAGTTGAGAAATGATATTAAAAGTGCTGAGAATGCGCAGCTTTTATTAAAGCAAATTTCTAAGAATATTCAAGGTAACGGGACTCTTTCCGATGCTCAAAAAAAACAGCTCGAGGACATCGTTACAGGCTATAATAACGAATTAGGCATTATGATAAATCAGATGAAGAATCTGATGTTGAATCTGAATGCTCTTGTTTTCATTCCTGGCAATAGTGAGTACGAACCTTCTTATAAGATTATGGGTTCTGACTTTTCTATAATTACATTACAAGATTTGGAGCATAAGGTTGTTGATGGTGAAATTGACATCAACACAGGAACTGCAAAAGGTGGGTTGTTGAATTTCTTTAACAACTGTCTTTCTGATGTGCAAAATTACGGAGATTTAGCACAAACGCATCAATTG